In Astyanax mexicanus isolate ESR-SI-001 chromosome 5, AstMex3_surface, whole genome shotgun sequence, a single window of DNA contains:
- the LOC103042636 gene encoding probable RNA-binding protein 46: MESSKEAALLALMEKTGYSMVQENGQRKFGGPPPGWEGLPPPRGCEVFVGKIPRDIYEDELVPLFERAGRIYEFRLMMEFSGENRGYAFVRYTTQEAAQRAINLLDNYEIHPGKFIGVCVSLDNSRLFIGSLPKDKTKEEIQEEMMKVTDGVVDVIVYPSTTDKSKNRGFAFVEYESHKAAAMARRKLIPETFQLWGHTLQVHWAEPEKDVDEETMQRVRVLYVRNLMLHTTEETLRLEFSRQKPGSVERVKKLTDYAFIHFHSREDALAAQESMNGKLIDGSPIEVSLAKPVGKDKDGNRRFGTRAGHNGTTVGVYRNSSFVLRSGEDSGIGLATGAAVIRDGLCPRPLSLPPHMGNPYAVDIERCVYPLLPGSSLIPGNLQSLKPNQLSSAVSLLEYICHKNGWSLPEYYLYSTMGHDGKTLLVYEVVINSTRSSYMPDKVCAVLEDAKELAAQNVLQNLR, encoded by the exons ATGGAAAGCTCCAAAGAAGCTGCTCTCTTGGCCCTGATGGAGAAAACAGGTTACAGTATGGTTCAAGAAAACGGCCAACGAAAATTTGGTGGTCCACCACCAG GCTGGGAAGGCCTCCCTCCTCCCAGAGGCTGTGAGGTTTTTGTGGGGAAAATTCCCCGGGACATTTATGAAGACGAGCTGGTGCCTTTGTTTGAGCGTGCAGGCCGTATCTATGAATTTCGTTTGATGATGGAGTTTAGCGGGGAGAATCGTGGCTATGCCTTTGTCAGGTACACAACCCAAGAAGCTGCACAGCGAGCCATAAATCTTCTCGACAACTATGAGATCCATCCTGGCAAGTTTATCGGAGTGTGTGTGAGCCTGGACAACTCTCGACTCTTTATTGGATCCCTCCCAAAAGACAAGACGAAGGAGGAGATACAGGAAGAAATGATGAAG GTGACAGATGGAGTAGTGGACGTTATAGTGTATCCCAGCACCACAGACAAGAGTAAGAACCGTGGTTTTGCCTTTGTGGAGTATGAATCGCACAAAGCTGCTGCCATGGCCCGCAGGAAACTCATACCAG AAACGTTCCAGCTGTGGGGCCACACTCTTCAGGTTCACTGGGCAGAACCGGAGAAGGATGTAGACGAGGAGACGATGCAGCGAGTGCGGGTTCTGTATGTTCGCAATCTTATGTTGCACACGACGGAGGAAACTCTTCGCCTCGAGTTCTCTCGGCAGAAGCCTGGCTCTGTGGAGCGTGTTAAGAAGCTGACGGATTACGCCTTCATCCACTTCCACAGTCGGGAGGATGCACTTGCTGCACAGGAGTCGATGAATGGCAAACTTATTGATGGCTCGCCCATCGAAGTCAGTCTCGCTAAGCCAGTCGGCAAAGACAAAGACGGCAATCGACGGTTTGGAACGCGGGCCGGCCATAACGGAACTACTGTGGGAGTTTACCGTAACTCCAGCTTCGTTTTACGGAGCGGTGAGGATTCTGGGATTGGTTTGGCCACAGGGGCAGCGGTTATAAGAGATGGGTTATGTCCTCGTCCTCTGAGCCTGCCTCCTCATATGGGCAATCCATACGCTGTGGACATAGAGCGATGCGTGTACCCGTTACTGCCAGGCTCCAGTCTGATACCAGGCAACCTGCAGAGTCTCAAACCCAACCAGCTGAGCTCTGCTGTATCACTGCTGGAATATATCTGCCACAAGAATGGCTGGTCCCTGCCGGAGTATTACCTTTACTCCACAATGGGGCATGATGGGAAAACACTGCTCGTCTATGAAGTAGTCATTAACAGCACCAGAAGCAGCTACATGCCTGATAAAGTTTGTGCCGTTCTGGAGGATGCCAAAGAGCTTGCTGCTCAGAATGTACTTCAGAACCTGCGTTAG